From Oncorhynchus mykiss isolate Arlee chromosome 25, USDA_OmykA_1.1, whole genome shotgun sequence, a single genomic window includes:
- the LOC118944210 gene encoding elongation factor 1-gamma-like codes for MAAGTLYTYPQNWRASKAQIAAQYSGACLKVASSAPAFTFGQTNRTPAFLNNFPLGKVPAFQGDDGFCLFERNAIAHYLSNEALRGSSPQAQVLQ; via the coding sequence ATGGCGGCAGGGACTCTGTACACATATCCACAAAACTGGAGAGCCTCCAAGGCTCAGATTGCAGCCCAGTACAGCGGTGCCTGCCTCAAGGTGGCCAGCAGCGCCCCTGCCTTCACTTTCGGGCAGACGAACCGTACCCCCGCCTTCCTCAACAACTTCCCCTTGGGCAAGGTTCCAGCTTTTCAGGGCGATGACGGCTTCTGTCTATTCGAGCGTAATGCCATTGCTCACTACCTGAGCAATGAGGCCCTGCGTGGCAGCAGTCCCCAGGCCCAGGTGCTTCAGTGA